Proteins encoded by one window of Paenibacillus urinalis:
- a CDS encoding pectate lyase family protein, which produces MKSNHKRFKGLMSIGLSFSVALSIMSVQAPTAAMALEATKKPVPDASVLAFPGAEGGGAYATGGRGGDVYIVTNLEDYKENEEPIEGSLRYGILSTPQEGRTIVFHVSGTIELESSLRLNNIKNLTIAGQTAPGNGITIAGWDTNISNSENIIIRYLSFRPGASNVLNGSDSMDALWGRDNNQFIIDHCSFSWNTDETLSLYRGENGTVQWSIISESLTLSGHSKGRHGYGGIAGGDKTTFHHNLYTSHTSRNPRLGGGYAGKADKDHVAVVQFANNVIYNWGFNGTYGGGFNFTNFMNNIEIAGPGTRDNVTHRVIDAGESGKLGGFYISGNRINGKLTGWLDGSSAYVKSSGDSSGDQLTTFAAEPYLSADSTGVNHGVTNKSFDQHVLQGVVDANGHLLNTILRQAGATYPRRDAIDARIVAEVEQGLGRYINTEHEVGGYISSFGVIEDQHSDGYDSNLNGIEDKWEKKNKIWDVEDAYKTVTRSGYTWLELYINSLVDMEHVAENPEAKLQSPSNNDQFKLGEPIQVRVNAASKFKHKIKKVAIYNGSEYLGDAVKRGNTYQYTIKGLKDASYFISARVTDSEGHETQTTAASIHVNTSDHTLAQAGWSSKDIGSPDLRGLGSISDGILTVKGNGKLGKSEGSSERSPERDAAKDDFHFVYKKMSGDMELTAKLEDIGSIDNHAFTGLMIREDLRLDSPAAVLGLSWVKLSKDTSWSAYLAGRNQAGAPFDELTETLDSPVAAESAGIQLLADIPFKVNGASQGYWLKLGRKGDTFYAYGSTNGADWSNIGEKTVAMPDSVYVGFAVDSNDVANEIEQLNYAKFSNLSLTEGFEPITD; this is translated from the coding sequence ATGAAATCGAATCATAAGCGATTCAAAGGATTAATGTCTATCGGCTTGAGTTTTTCGGTAGCGCTTTCAATTATGAGTGTCCAAGCCCCTACTGCTGCCATGGCTCTTGAGGCCACTAAGAAACCTGTTCCTGATGCCTCTGTTCTTGCATTTCCGGGTGCGGAAGGCGGCGGTGCTTATGCAACAGGCGGCCGGGGTGGAGATGTATACATCGTAACTAACCTAGAAGATTATAAGGAAAATGAGGAACCGATTGAAGGCTCGCTGCGGTACGGTATCTTATCCACGCCGCAAGAAGGACGCACCATCGTCTTTCATGTTTCCGGTACGATTGAGCTTGAGAGCTCCTTGCGCTTAAACAATATTAAAAATTTGACGATTGCAGGTCAAACTGCCCCTGGTAATGGTATAACGATTGCGGGCTGGGATACAAATATCAGCAATTCAGAAAACATCATCATTCGTTACCTATCCTTTAGGCCCGGTGCTAGCAACGTATTGAATGGCAGTGATTCCATGGATGCACTCTGGGGCAGAGACAATAACCAATTTATAATTGACCATTGCTCCTTCAGCTGGAACACTGATGAGACCTTATCGTTATACCGAGGTGAGAATGGGACCGTTCAGTGGTCGATCATCTCCGAAAGTCTGACGCTATCTGGACATTCCAAGGGTAGACATGGCTATGGCGGTATTGCCGGCGGTGACAAAACGACATTCCATCATAATCTTTACACGAGTCATACGTCCAGAAACCCCAGACTCGGGGGTGGATATGCAGGCAAAGCAGATAAGGATCATGTGGCCGTTGTCCAATTTGCTAACAATGTAATTTACAATTGGGGCTTTAACGGCACATATGGTGGCGGCTTCAATTTCACGAATTTTATGAACAATATTGAAATTGCAGGGCCCGGCACCAGGGATAATGTAACCCATCGTGTCATTGATGCTGGAGAGTCCGGCAAGCTTGGCGGATTCTATATTTCAGGTAACCGAATCAACGGTAAGCTCACCGGCTGGCTGGATGGTTCTTCGGCTTATGTAAAGAGCTCCGGTGATTCAAGCGGTGATCAGTTAACGACATTTGCAGCCGAGCCTTATTTATCCGCGGACAGCACAGGGGTTAATCACGGCGTAACGAACAAGAGCTTCGACCAGCATGTCCTCCAAGGCGTAGTCGATGCCAATGGGCATTTGCTGAATACCATTCTTCGTCAGGCCGGTGCAACGTATCCCCGCCGAGATGCCATCGATGCTCGGATTGTAGCCGAAGTAGAGCAAGGTCTCGGAAGATATATCAATACGGAGCACGAGGTTGGTGGATATATCAGCAGCTTCGGTGTAATCGAAGATCAGCATTCGGATGGGTATGATTCCAACCTTAACGGGATTGAAGACAAGTGGGAGAAGAAGAACAAGATCTGGGATGTTGAGGATGCATATAAGACCGTTACTCGTTCTGGCTACACTTGGCTTGAGCTATATATAAACAGTCTGGTCGATATGGAGCATGTTGCTGAGAACCCTGAAGCGAAGCTCCAATCCCCTTCTAATAATGATCAATTTAAGCTCGGAGAACCCATTCAGGTTAGAGTCAATGCTGCCTCCAAGTTCAAGCACAAAATCAAGAAAGTTGCAATATATAACGGTTCTGAGTATCTTGGAGACGCTGTGAAGAGAGGAAATACGTATCAATACACCATCAAGGGGCTGAAGGATGCTTCTTACTTTATCTCTGCCCGAGTGACCGATTCAGAGGGTCATGAGACACAAACGACAGCTGCCAGCATTCATGTGAACACGAGCGATCATACGCTTGCTCAAGCCGGCTGGTCTTCGAAGGACATCGGTTCACCAGATCTCAGAGGCTTGGGCAGTATATCCGATGGGATTCTGACGGTAAAAGGGAACGGTAAACTTGGCAAAAGCGAAGGCAGCAGTGAACGGTCACCTGAGCGAGACGCTGCGAAGGATGATTTCCATTTTGTATACAAGAAGATGAGTGGCGATATGGAGCTTACCGCAAAACTGGAAGACATCGGCTCAATCGATAACCACGCTTTTACTGGACTGATGATTCGTGAGGATCTCCGTTTGGACAGCCCGGCGGCCGTACTTGGTCTATCTTGGGTGAAGCTGTCGAAGGACACCAGCTGGTCAGCTTATCTCGCCGGTAGAAATCAGGCGGGAGCCCCATTTGATGAGCTGACTGAGACGCTGGATAGTCCAGTGGCAGCTGAATCTGCCGGAATCCAGTTGTTAGCCGACATTCCTTTCAAAGTCAACGGTGCCTCACAGGGATACTGGCTCAAGCTTGGCCGTAAGGGCGACACTTTCTATGCTTATGGTTCTACGAACGGAGCTGACTGGAGCAATATCGGAGAAAAGACTGTTGCCATGCCGGACTCCGTCTATGTCGGCTTTGCGGTTGACAGTAATGATGTTGCTAATGAAATTGAACAGTTGAATTATGCAAAATTCTCTAATCTTTCCTTGACCGAGGGCTTTGAACCTATAACTGATTAG
- a CDS encoding Gfo/Idh/MocA family protein yields MDKVKVGIIGCGKISSIYMENCNKFECLELVACADLDLSRAEEQAKTYGIPRAVSVQELLNDPEIELVINLTIPAVHADVCLQAIEAGKHVYVEKPLAVTREEGAAVLQAAKEKGLLVGSAPETFFGTGIQTSLKIIEEGLIGTPVAATAFMMSRGHEFWHPDPEFYYAKGGGPMFDMGPYYLTALIQLLGPISSITGMTGKALDERTISSEKKYGQKIKVEIPTHVAGLLRFEQGAIGTIVTSFDIFGGSQLPNIEIYGTEGTLRVPDPNTFGGPVLLKRMGEQDWQEVELLPGYDQNTRGIGPADMAYAIRSGREHRASGELAYHVLEAMWAFHDASDDGHHYTMKSTCKRPASLPADLPLYTLDN; encoded by the coding sequence ATGGATAAAGTGAAGGTGGGTATTATCGGCTGCGGTAAAATCAGCAGCATCTACATGGAGAACTGTAATAAATTCGAATGTCTTGAATTGGTGGCCTGTGCTGACCTTGACCTGTCAAGAGCAGAAGAGCAGGCCAAGACATACGGTATACCAAGAGCGGTCAGCGTTCAGGAGCTGCTGAATGATCCCGAGATTGAGCTGGTTATCAATCTGACGATTCCTGCCGTGCATGCGGATGTTTGTCTGCAGGCAATAGAAGCGGGCAAGCATGTGTATGTCGAGAAGCCTCTGGCGGTTACCCGGGAAGAGGGGGCTGCGGTACTTCAGGCTGCGAAGGAGAAGGGACTGCTCGTTGGTTCTGCACCCGAAACCTTCTTTGGCACAGGCATTCAAACCTCATTGAAAATAATCGAAGAGGGGCTTATCGGCACACCTGTAGCGGCGACCGCTTTTATGATGAGTCGTGGTCATGAATTCTGGCATCCGGACCCTGAATTTTACTATGCCAAAGGGGGAGGCCCGATGTTTGATATGGGGCCCTACTACCTGACTGCACTCATTCAACTGCTGGGTCCGATCTCAAGTATCACAGGGATGACAGGTAAGGCACTTGATGAACGTACGATCAGCAGCGAGAAGAAGTACGGTCAGAAGATCAAGGTAGAAATTCCTACCCATGTCGCAGGTTTGCTTCGGTTTGAGCAAGGCGCAATCGGCACCATTGTAACCAGCTTTGATATTTTTGGAGGAAGCCAGCTCCCTAATATTGAGATTTACGGAACTGAGGGGACACTTCGTGTGCCGGATCCGAATACTTTCGGCGGACCTGTACTGCTGAAGCGCATGGGAGAGCAGGATTGGCAGGAGGTTGAGCTATTGCCAGGCTACGATCAGAACACCCGGGGAATTGGACCGGCAGATATGGCGTATGCCATTCGGAGTGGACGTGAACACCGGGCCAGCGGTGAGCTCGCCTATCATGTCCTTGAAGCCATGTGGGCCTTCCATGACGCATCAGATGACGGTCATCACTACACGATGAAGAGTACTTGTAAGCGCCCGGCATCACTTCCAGCAGATCTTCCACTATATACGCTGGATAACTAG
- a CDS encoding ThuA domain-containing protein, with protein MKKALIVWGGWDGHEPEQVSALFKAWLTEQNFEVEVANTLEAYRDAEKLKALDLIIPCWTMGEIEKDLASNVSTAVMEGVGLAGLHGGMCDAFRTNVDWQFMTGGQWVAHPGNDGVEYMVNIKNSSSTLLAGIEDFQVKSEQYYLHIDPAVEVLATTRFPIVEGPHSTNGAVDMPVVWTKRWGQGRVFYNSLGHHADIVEMPQVKEIMVRGFLWAAEGKQAAAAKKGKAIQYTGMGDSQI; from the coding sequence ATGAAAAAAGCACTGATCGTATGGGGCGGCTGGGACGGCCACGAGCCGGAGCAGGTATCAGCATTGTTTAAAGCATGGCTGACGGAGCAAAATTTCGAGGTGGAAGTAGCGAATACACTTGAAGCATATCGTGATGCGGAGAAGCTGAAGGCTCTAGATCTCATTATTCCCTGCTGGACTATGGGTGAGATTGAGAAGGACCTCGCAAGCAACGTTTCAACAGCTGTCATGGAAGGGGTGGGACTTGCAGGACTCCATGGAGGAATGTGTGATGCCTTCCGCACGAATGTTGACTGGCAGTTTATGACGGGTGGCCAGTGGGTAGCACATCCGGGGAATGACGGCGTGGAGTATATGGTAAATATCAAGAACAGCTCCAGTACACTGCTTGCTGGTATTGAAGATTTCCAAGTGAAAAGTGAACAGTATTATCTCCACATCGACCCCGCTGTCGAAGTGCTGGCTACGACAAGATTCCCGATTGTAGAGGGGCCGCATTCTACGAACGGTGCAGTTGATATGCCTGTCGTATGGACGAAGCGCTGGGGACAAGGCAGAGTGTTCTACAACTCGCTTGGCCATCACGCGGATATTGTGGAAATGCCACAGGTCAAAGAAATCATGGTCCGCGGATTCTTGTGGGCTGCAGAGGGCAAGCAAGCAGCAGCGGCTAAGAAAGGTAAGGCGATACAATATACAGGCATGGGCGATAGTCAGATCTAA
- a CDS encoding Gfo/Idh/MocA family protein, producing MSSVRVGMIGYKFMGKAHSNAYRSVPMFFPQAVKPEMSVICGRDPKGVKEAQEQFGWQESVTDWRELVTREDIDLIDINAPSDVHKEIAIAAAQAGKHIFCEKPLALNLKDSREMLEAAETAGIKHMIGFNYRFSPAVQLAKDLVESGRLGKIYHFRANFLQDWILDPEFPLVWRLQKEIAGSGSHGDLGAHLIDMARYLVGEFTEVIGMSETFIKERPIASEMTGLTAKGNSNTEKGPVTVDDATLFLARFESGAIGSFEATRFAAGHRSTNSFEINGSLGSVKFDFERMNELEVYFVNDAEDVQGFRRVMATDGVHKYAEAWWPTGHPIGFDHTFTHEVVEFMNAIEEDRQPVPNFHDGVACQAVLEAVERSVEERRWVTLSEMAED from the coding sequence ATGAGTTCTGTTCGCGTAGGTATGATTGGTTATAAATTTATGGGTAAGGCGCACAGCAATGCGTATCGCAGTGTCCCTATGTTCTTCCCCCAAGCCGTGAAACCTGAAATGTCGGTTATTTGCGGCCGTGATCCCAAGGGAGTGAAGGAAGCACAGGAGCAGTTCGGCTGGCAGGAGAGTGTGACCGACTGGAGAGAGCTTGTGACTAGAGAAGATATTGACCTTATCGATATCAATGCGCCAAGTGATGTCCACAAAGAAATTGCCATTGCTGCAGCGCAGGCAGGCAAGCATATTTTCTGCGAAAAGCCGCTTGCCTTGAATCTTAAGGATTCCCGTGAAATGCTGGAAGCGGCCGAAACTGCAGGCATCAAGCATATGATTGGCTTTAACTATCGTTTCTCACCGGCCGTTCAGCTGGCCAAGGATCTTGTGGAGAGCGGCAGACTGGGGAAGATTTATCATTTCAGAGCGAATTTCCTGCAGGACTGGATCTTGGACCCTGAATTCCCGCTCGTCTGGAGACTCCAGAAGGAAATTGCTGGATCTGGTTCACACGGCGATCTGGGAGCGCACTTGATTGATATGGCTCGCTATTTGGTTGGAGAATTTACAGAGGTTATCGGTATGAGCGAGACCTTCATCAAGGAGCGTCCGATTGCATCGGAGATGACAGGACTAACTGCGAAGGGGAATAGCAACACGGAAAAAGGACCTGTAACCGTCGATGATGCGACACTGTTCCTAGCCCGGTTTGAAAGCGGTGCCATCGGCAGCTTTGAGGCAACTCGCTTTGCGGCGGGTCATCGCAGCACCAACTCGTTTGAAATTAATGGCAGCCTGGGCAGCGTAAAGTTTGATTTTGAACGGATGAATGAGCTTGAGGTTTACTTTGTAAATGATGCAGAGGATGTGCAGGGCTTCCGCCGAGTCATGGCGACAGATGGGGTTCACAAGTATGCGGAGGCATGGTGGCCGACAGGGCATCCGATTGGATTTGATCACACCTTCACTCATGAAGTAGTGGAGTTTATGAATGCGATTGAAGAAGACAGACAGCCTGTACCGAATTTCCATGATGGAGTTGCCTGCCAGGCGGTTCTTGAAGCGGTAGAGCGCTCGGTGGAAGAGCGCCGCTGGGTGACACTGTCTGAAATGGCTGAAGACTAA
- a CDS encoding LacI family DNA-binding transcriptional regulator: MSGSIIATRREVADLAGVSEATVSRVLNGVGPIKEETRIRVLDAANQLGYVPSNLARSFARRKSGNIGVVLPYIPKARLFSSYYFSEILSGMGNTVREQGYDLLVLFRSGEETPEYESFFRMQKVDALVVLGAKDEPGEREALRKLRESGHPFIVVNQHFDGENFPEVDVDHEEGSRMAVEHLMDQGYRSIAFLNGPLTYSNSLDRFKGFEKALQQRGLEPDDRLLFEGNFGRRSGYAIGDDIAKRIDEVDAVFVANDRMAVGLLQRLRELLPDQERFPAIVGYDDSDSADICVPPLSSVRVPFYEMGELAARLMLTACEDSSNGAEVFKEHPRYLLQAELIVRDSSKKRTGG, translated from the coding sequence ATGAGTGGATCTATTATTGCAACACGAAGAGAAGTTGCTGATTTAGCGGGTGTATCTGAGGCTACGGTTTCCCGAGTACTGAATGGCGTGGGTCCTATTAAAGAAGAGACGCGGATCAGAGTTCTGGATGCTGCCAACCAGCTTGGTTATGTGCCCAGTAATCTCGCGCGCAGCTTTGCCCGCCGCAAGAGCGGGAATATTGGCGTAGTTCTGCCTTATATTCCGAAGGCAAGGCTGTTCTCAAGCTACTATTTCTCTGAAATACTCAGTGGCATGGGAAATACGGTGCGGGAGCAAGGCTACGATCTTCTGGTTCTGTTTCGCAGTGGAGAGGAAACACCGGAGTATGAATCATTTTTCCGGATGCAGAAGGTGGATGCCCTTGTTGTGCTCGGTGCAAAGGATGAGCCGGGAGAACGGGAAGCCCTTCGAAAGCTGCGGGAGTCAGGGCATCCCTTTATTGTGGTCAATCAGCATTTTGACGGGGAGAATTTCCCGGAAGTGGATGTAGATCATGAGGAAGGAAGCCGAATGGCTGTCGAGCACTTAATGGATCAGGGTTATCGCAGTATTGCATTCCTGAACGGACCACTCACGTATTCGAACAGTCTGGATCGTTTCAAGGGTTTTGAGAAAGCGCTTCAGCAGCGGGGGCTTGAACCGGATGACAGACTTCTATTTGAAGGGAATTTTGGCAGACGAAGCGGCTATGCCATAGGTGATGACATTGCGAAGAGGATCGATGAGGTAGATGCCGTCTTTGTAGCCAATGATCGGATGGCTGTTGGTCTGCTTCAGAGGCTGCGGGAATTACTCCCGGATCAAGAGCGTTTTCCCGCAATTGTCGGTTACGATGATTCGGATTCTGCAGACATTTGTGTACCTCCGCTCAGCAGTGTCAGAGTCCCATTTTATGAGATGGGGGAGCTGGCTGCACGACTGATGCTGACGGCATGTGAAGATTCATCCAATGGGGCCGAGGTGTTCAAGGAGCATCCGAGATATTTGTTACAAGCTGAACTAATCGTTCGAGATTCATCCAAAAAACGTACAGGAGGGTAA
- the glpX gene encoding class II fructose-bisphosphatase, translating to MERELALEIVRVTELAALASAPWMGRGDKNSADEAATLAMRAMFDSVSIKGTVVIGEGEMDEAPMLYIGEEVGNSEGPEVDVAVDPLEGTEIVAKGLNNALSVIAVAGKGNLLHAPDMYMEKLAVGPALVGKVSIEDPIDVTLRKAATELNKNISDLTVMILDRDRHESIIKTLRKVGVRIKFLSDGDVAGAMAPAFPEAGIDIYVGSGGAPEGVLAAAALSCLGGEIQGRLMPANADEYQRCLKMGITEPYRVLTMEDMIGKDDVIFAATGVTPGEILGGVRYLADDRAETQSIVMRVKTRTIRYIRTQHFLPGKEVLHKVRQAQSSESAPSSTLKKQSKASKEENIAGSVKEALKQS from the coding sequence GTGGAACGTGAATTGGCGCTTGAGATAGTCAGAGTAACAGAACTAGCTGCATTGGCATCAGCTCCTTGGATGGGCAGGGGGGATAAGAATAGTGCGGATGAGGCCGCCACTCTGGCGATGCGCGCCATGTTTGACTCTGTATCCATTAAAGGGACGGTAGTCATTGGCGAAGGGGAAATGGATGAGGCTCCAATGCTGTATATCGGTGAAGAAGTAGGAAACAGTGAGGGGCCGGAAGTGGATGTTGCTGTGGACCCGCTGGAAGGAACCGAGATTGTAGCCAAGGGACTGAATAATGCGTTATCTGTTATCGCTGTTGCAGGCAAAGGGAATTTGCTTCATGCTCCAGATATGTATATGGAGAAGCTTGCTGTCGGACCAGCGCTGGTCGGAAAAGTAAGTATTGAAGATCCGATTGATGTCACCCTGCGCAAAGCGGCCACTGAGTTAAACAAGAATATCTCTGATCTAACCGTTATGATTCTAGACCGTGATCGCCATGAGAGCATCATTAAGACGCTGCGTAAAGTAGGCGTTCGAATTAAATTTTTGAGTGATGGAGATGTGGCTGGAGCGATGGCACCGGCATTTCCAGAAGCGGGGATTGATATTTATGTCGGTTCAGGAGGGGCGCCTGAAGGAGTGCTGGCTGCTGCAGCGCTGTCTTGCCTCGGAGGAGAAATCCAAGGTAGATTAATGCCTGCGAATGCAGATGAATATCAGCGCTGCTTGAAGATGGGAATTACCGAGCCTTATCGAGTGCTGACAATGGAGGATATGATCGGTAAGGACGATGTCATTTTTGCAGCCACGGGAGTCACTCCAGGTGAAATTCTTGGCGGAGTCAGATATCTGGCAGATGACAGGGCCGAGACGCAGTCGATTGTCATGAGAGTCAAGACCCGAACCATCCGCTACATAAGAACTCAGCATTTTCTTCCGGGCAAAGAGGTGCTGCATAAAGTCAGACAAGCCCAGTCCTCAGAATCTGCACCTAGCAGTACGCTGAAGAAGCAGTCCAAAGCGAGTAAAGAGGAAAATATTGCGGGCTCCGTAAAAGAAGCATTGAAGCAAAGCTGA
- a CDS encoding YnfA family protein, translated as MGVSIILFILAGLAEIGGGYLVWLWLREGRHYFYGIAGSLILVLYGIIPTLQQFPTFGRVYAAYGGVFVIMAILWGWGVDKKTPDFYDWLGSFICLAGVAIILWGPRNG; from the coding sequence ATGGGTGTATCTATCATTTTGTTTATACTTGCCGGACTTGCCGAAATTGGCGGAGGATATTTAGTGTGGCTGTGGCTTAGAGAAGGAAGACATTATTTCTATGGAATTGCAGGAAGCTTAATTCTAGTACTCTATGGCATCATCCCTACGCTGCAGCAATTTCCCACATTTGGCAGAGTGTATGCGGCATATGGAGGCGTCTTCGTCATTATGGCAATATTGTGGGGCTGGGGAGTCGATAAGAAAACACCGGACTTCTACGATTGGCTTGGCTCCTTCATTTGTCTTGCGGGGGTTGCAATTATTCTATGGGGACCAAGAAACGGTTAG
- a CDS encoding ABC transporter substrate-binding protein — protein sequence MWKKSVKWSNRTKMSGVLLAVTLALTACGGGEAGSDTTNASGESSEVTPVKVVLNWFAKTEHGGFYAAEENGIYEGKNLDVTIEPGGPQVSSIQIVASGKAEFGVAHADQILLAREEGIPIVALATTFQISPQALMFHEESDIEDFDDLNGRTVFIQQGQPYWEFLKHKYSLDTVKEVAYTGQHGNFIEDAQSASQSFVNGEPFVVEKQGVQVGTKLIADSGYEPYAAVVYTTEKYLEENPETVKAFINGTVEGWYDYKDNYEQINKKILEINTNLAEDEIAFGEEQQREFVFGYDAEANGMGYMTEARWSELKDQLLEIGLLTKDLDVSEVFTTEYLPAK from the coding sequence ATGTGGAAGAAGTCAGTAAAGTGGAGTAATAGAACAAAGATGAGCGGAGTGCTCCTGGCTGTGACGTTAGCGTTAACTGCATGCGGCGGCGGAGAAGCTGGATCGGATACCACGAATGCCTCGGGCGAATCAAGCGAAGTAACTCCAGTTAAGGTCGTACTTAATTGGTTCGCCAAGACGGAGCATGGCGGGTTCTATGCAGCCGAAGAGAACGGGATTTATGAAGGGAAGAATCTCGACGTAACGATTGAGCCGGGAGGTCCTCAGGTCTCGTCCATTCAGATCGTTGCTTCCGGTAAAGCGGAATTCGGAGTAGCCCATGCGGATCAGATTCTGCTTGCTCGTGAAGAAGGCATTCCAATCGTCGCATTGGCGACGACGTTCCAGATCAGTCCACAGGCTCTCATGTTTCATGAAGAGTCCGATATTGAGGATTTTGACGATCTGAACGGCAGAACCGTATTTATTCAGCAAGGCCAGCCTTACTGGGAATTCTTGAAGCATAAGTACAGTCTGGATACGGTTAAAGAAGTAGCCTATACAGGCCAGCATGGTAACTTTATTGAAGACGCTCAGTCTGCAAGCCAGTCCTTCGTTAATGGTGAGCCGTTTGTTGTGGAGAAGCAAGGCGTTCAGGTAGGAACGAAGCTCATTGCAGATTCCGGATATGAACCGTATGCTGCCGTAGTATACACTACTGAGAAATATTTAGAGGAGAACCCGGAGACAGTCAAAGCATTCATTAATGGTACGGTAGAAGGCTGGTATGATTATAAAGACAATTATGAACAAATAAATAAGAAGATTCTTGAAATTAACACCAACCTGGCAGAGGATGAGATTGCCTTTGGAGAAGAACAACAAAGAGAATTTGTATTCGGCTACGACGCGGAAGCAAATGGCATGGGCTATATGACCGAGGCTCGCTGGAGTGAGCTGAAGGATCAACTGCTGGAGATTGGCTTGCTCACCAAAGATTTGGATGTTAGTGAAGTATTCACGACAGAATATTTACCTGCCAAATAA
- a CDS encoding nucleoside deaminase, producing MELNHVVFLKRCVEVSRLARESGNTPFGALLVDKEGNILLEQGNVEITEHRCTGHAETALMEKASHTYDPAFLWECTLYTTAEPCAMCAGAMYWGNIGRVVYGISEKELLVLTGNDPQNPTFDMPCREIFARGQKEIEVIGPFPELANEIVAVHEGYWSPGE from the coding sequence GTGGAACTCAATCATGTTGTATTTTTGAAGCGCTGTGTAGAAGTATCACGTTTGGCCAGAGAGAGTGGGAATACACCGTTTGGCGCGCTGCTCGTGGATAAAGAAGGCAATATCCTGCTGGAGCAGGGAAATGTCGAGATTACGGAGCATCGCTGTACGGGTCACGCTGAAACTGCATTGATGGAAAAAGCATCCCATACATATGACCCTGCATTTTTATGGGAATGTACCTTGTATACGACAGCAGAGCCTTGCGCCATGTGCGCAGGAGCAATGTATTGGGGAAATATCGGGCGGGTCGTATACGGCATCTCCGAGAAGGAACTGCTGGTGCTGACAGGCAATGATCCCCAGAATCCGACTTTTGACATGCCTTGCCGTGAGATCTTTGCTAGAGGACAAAAAGAAATTGAAGTGATCGGGCCGTTCCCGGAGCTGGCAAATGAGATCGTCGCTGTTCATGAAGGTTACTGGAGCCCCGGCGAATAG
- a CDS encoding thioesterase II family protein — MKRIHLFCFPYAGGSSMMYFRWRNQLSEFIELHPIELAGRGRRMNEPYHHSIDEAVEDAYLSIPVHLMREPIAFFGYSMGSLIAYELAHYIKEKHGNELTHLFVGARRAPHLNGHVKQISALPDQTFLAEMIKLGGMSDEALQNQELLDVFLPLIRGDMRIVENYEWKPRDLLQTDITVLAGDQDVIAIDQLEAWGDMTSGACQLSVYEGDHFFINKHYEVIAEQIKRVLL; from the coding sequence ATGAAAAGGATCCACTTGTTCTGTTTTCCTTATGCCGGAGGATCATCAATGATGTACTTTCGCTGGCGGAACCAACTGTCTGAGTTCATTGAGCTTCATCCCATTGAGCTGGCAGGCAGAGGACGAAGAATGAATGAACCGTACCATCACAGCATAGATGAGGCAGTGGAGGATGCCTACTTGTCCATTCCGGTACATCTTATGAGGGAGCCCATTGCTTTCTTTGGGTATAGTATGGGAAGCCTTATCGCCTACGAGCTTGCACATTATATTAAAGAGAAGCATGGCAATGAGCTCACACATTTATTTGTAGGTGCTCGAAGGGCACCACATTTGAATGGACATGTGAAGCAGATTTCCGCCTTACCCGATCAAACTTTTCTTGCAGAAATGATCAAGCTCGGTGGAATGTCAGATGAAGCCCTTCAGAATCAAGAGCTGCTGGATGTGTTCTTGCCTTTAATCAGAGGCGATATGAGGATCGTAGAAAATTACGAATGGAAGCCTAGAGACTTACTTCAGACTGATATCACGGTTCTTGCCGGTGATCAGGATGTAATCGCAATAGATCAGTTGGAAGCTTGGGGAGATATGACATCTGGAGCTTGTCAGCTATCCGTTTATGAGGGAGATCATTTTTTTATTAATAAGCATTATGAGGTCATTGCCGAGCAAATAAAAAGAGTGTTGCTATAA